The nucleotide sequence ttttctctggcACACAAAATTTGCAAAAGAATTGTTAACAAATAAAGGAGATTTCCTGTTAATGGCAAGAAAATTCATATTACTGTTAATGGTTGAGGAGGTGACAGAAGTATTCCTGGTCTCGACAAATGGGTGACGGAATAAAGTCAAGGTCATGGATATGAATAGAGGGACGCCGAAGTTGTGTTTAGGAATGGTGTTTTATGATAAAATGGTAAAAGTGTTTGGTCAAACCAAAAATgcttataaaattaaaaattataagcTAGCCTAGCTGTTATCAGCTTATGATTTTTGACTTAttttaacttataagcacttttgaTATTTGCCAAACACATAGATAAATCAAAAAGTGTTTATAAACCAATTTGACCGGCTTATAagtttagccaaacaccctcCTACGTTAAATGTGCTATGGATTACTACATTATTTAGAAAACTTATTCattcgattttttttcttttccacatAAACTTAATATTATTAGCGATAGTAGTCTCGGCCGAAGGATATAAAATAAATTCGATTTACCATGTTAGTTAGAATTGAAATGTTATTGAGCCTTTTTGATAATGTGAAGTTGTGAACCATAATAGAAAGATATTAGATTCTTAGCCGAGAAAGGTTAGCGGTTAAATGAAATAGTTTTTTAcgtaataaaataatttttcaactGAAAAGAATCAATTGAACCCTTCATTACGCAGAGCTTTGCCACTAGTTGTTAAAACCAAATATAGCGTGTTTAATTGTGTATCACAAACACAACTAATTAAATGGATcgcaaaaatagaaaatgaaaaaagagcaAATGGGTGTTTACTAGGAATGAGTTTGGTGAATGTCTTTCTCCTTGGGCTCTTGGCATATACTATCACATAAGGAGGAGAGGGTTGGTTTTGGTGATAAGTTCATCTACTTTCAACCTATGAATCGAATTTTATGTGGTCAAGGAAGAACAAAGTTAGATGAAAATaaattaaggaaaaaaaacaGAATCGGGGGTAGAAGAGGAATCTATTTAAAATTTGATAATTTAAGGAAATTTGATAGATTTCATATTTTTAGACTGTATATCAGAAGTCCAGAAAGTGTGTTGGGTGTTAGAAAATCTTGTGCCTGTACATCATGTCCCTttacaattttgaatttaaaaaaatgtcttttttagatctcttatgtgtaaaaggCAAATCTCTTACATGTAAAAGTAAATATCTTATATATGAAAAAAGGTaaggtcataaaactaaaaacaagtttgtaaagtaCAAAAAATTAATTGACCAAAATTTTTGGGGCAGTGTCAAATAAATAGGGCGGGTATAGTATACCCATACGTATAATGTGAAACCCGGAGCCACGTTGCCCCCATAAAATGCTGCCATCGCATTAAAAGTGGGCTCCTCTACCGCGGTTAAGCTTAGgggtaattttattaataaaaataacGTGTTAATATGTTTTGTAAATGTAAACAGTTTACCAAACAATAACGATAGTTTTGATCATTTCCCGAAAGTAATATTCCCCGCCAAAATCGTGCCCACACGATTGCTACGACCAAGGAAGACCTATGGCAGAGAAGGTAGAGGCCCACCTCTCCTTTCCTTCCTTCTCAACAAAAATCACCAGCTCTTCGTCCAAACACGAAACACCCACGTAGCAAGGAAAGAGGaagaccttttttttttaattcttgcaGGTTTGATGATTTCCTGCAAACTTCCTCTTTCTTTTATGTAGTACTAATAATCTTTCTTTCTTGGTTTCCATAACAAAAATCccaaagaaaattcaagattaatCCCATAGAGGGTTATTCATCCCATGAGAACATTGTGTCCAAATTTGGACAAGGCAGATGGGTTGGAGACAGTTTTGGAGGTCCCCATACCAGAGGAGATGTTTAACAATATGGGTAGCAATGGTGCCTTACAATGGCGGAATATGCGCAATCTTATGAGGGCTCAAAGTGCAGACagatattcttcttcttctcatcaTGCCGCTGTATCAAGTAATGATCAATTCATGTTCTTGTTTAAAATCGTTGGCTCTGCTCTTGTCCCTTTTCAAGTTCAATTGGACCATATTGCTGATAACATGCCTGTTAGGAATGGTTCAATGGTAAGCACTCTATTCCTTGTTTCCTTTTCTTATTGAACATTCTTGAATGCGATTAAATCTTAAAATTGGATAAAATCTAGCAATATAACTTGTTATTTTTGGTAAACCATTCTCCAAATATTGACAATTACAGGCTTTAAAAATGTAAACTGTATTTGTTGTTTCAAGAGTTTTAGAGAAACAATGTCTAGTTCCTATTTTCAGTGCTGCTACCATTTTCTTGTTTTGTACTTGTATCTAAAATTTTGCCCTGGCCAGATGCTCTTGTTCAACTCCTTAGATATGAATaaggttcaaggaaaaaagacaaaagaaaatgtTTTAACTGATTTAGATTTCAGTTTGAAAAACTATATATGTTGAACTCATAACTCGTACGTTATGGTCATCAGGAGGCTGCTACTGCTAAATACATAGTACAACAATATTTGGCAGCATGTGGAGGGCAGGCGGCGTTAAATTCGCTAAATAGCATGTGTGCAGTAGGGCAGGTGAAGATGGCTACATGGGACATCCATCAAAGTGGTGGTGACGCCAACTCGAAACGCCATTGTGAGGTTGGAGCCTTTGTGCTTTGGCAGAAGAACCCTGACCTGTGGGTTTTAGAATTGGTTGTTTCAGGTTGCAAGATAAGTGCAGGAAGTAATGGGAAGGTTGCTTGGAGTCAGTCTTCCTCTACTTCTAGTGCTTCAAAAGGTCCTCCAAGACCCCTTAGAAGGTTTTTCCAGGTATCCTTTTGCTGATGAAAGTGTTACATACACAGCATTTCTGTAATTAAATCATGCCTATAGTCTTTGCTTCAACAGAATGGAGACATAGTTGGTACAACCAAATGCAATGAAATGAGAATTCTTTAATATATTTCGGTTGCTTACCTAGAATGCATGCATAATTTTGATGGCAAAATAAATCATGTATCTTCTAATACATATTCATGACTTTTTGCATGCTCATCCAACTGCTTAAATTGACTTTAAGGGTCATTCAAATGCGAGTTTATGTATTTTGATGAACAGGGCTTGGACCCTAGATCAACGGCCAATTTGTTCTTGAATGCTATTTGCGTTGGAGAAAAGACTATTAAGGATGAAGaatgttttattttaaaactaGAATCAAGCATAGACATGCTCAAGGCACAAAGTACGGCAAATACAGAAGTTGTCCATCACACAATATTGGGATACTTCAGCCAAAGGACAGGGCTTCTGATTCAATTTGAAGACACAAAATTAGTAAGATTGAAGTCACCAAAGGGGGATAGCAATGTCTTTTGGGAAACAAGTATGGAATCTATGCTTGAAGATTATAGATATATTGAAGGTATCAACATTGCTCACAGTGGGAAGACTGCAGCAACAATTTACAGATATGGAAAGAACATAGACTATAGAGCAAAGATTGAGGAGACTTGGATGATTGAAGAGATTGATTTCAATATATCTGATTTGCCAATGGACTGCTTCTTGCCTCCTGCTGAATTTGAAGAGCAAGGAATGGGTTGCTGATGTGAAAATTTTCCTTGTATATATATAGGCtagatctttttcttttcttgtcaaGAAGATTTCAGGTGtatatttatttttagtttttaactCATGCACTCACTTAGGAGTCTCCCTCTCTCTCTATCACATAATTACTAGATTGTTTAATTTGGTACCTTTTTTTCCCCTATTCTGATTAAGCTTTTCAAATTTTTGCTTTTCCgaagggagccttggcgtaactggtaaagttgctgacATGTTATCAGGAGGTCACGAGTTCAAGCCGTAGAAATAGCCTTTTGTataaatgcagggtaaggctgcgtacaataggcCCTTATAGTCCGAGCCTTTTCCTGATCTTgcgcatagcaggagcttagtgcaccagactGCACTTTCGTCTGGTAGCATTACCATGTTATATTAGAGTTATATTGACCCACTGGTAACTCAGAGGTTTACTTAGTTGTTGGACTTTCTCTGTtcaactttttttattttttgaacttaCAAGCATCCTTTTGCTTTTAATATCTATCTCCCCCTAATATGCTTCTTGCATCACATTTTATCCATTTTCTTCAAACCATAAAGATCTACTTCTACATTGACTTGTATGGGATCGATGAAAGTAAATCTTATAGTACTATAGTACTGGACCATATATAGGAAATCTAAGGCTTGTGAAAAAGTGATAAACTATACTAATGTAATGAGAACATTGTTATATGTATCCTCATTTTAACAGAAAATTTTCTAAACCCTCATCTCCCAAAATCAACTGAAAATTAAAGAGTTGATTCAAGATAAATTTGATATACTATAACTTGGGCAAAGTCCCCTGAACCAAAAAGGCTCGGATTCAGCTCGGCTTTGTGTTATATACTTGTATATTGTATTAGTGAGGTTGtttgagttcaccatggaatgGAGTGATAAGTATTTTTTCATCCTTAACCAGAGGTGTCGTGGTTCGAGATCCTGGTTATAGAGTCGCCTTTGTTAGGTAGCGCTTTACCCGCAATGTGGCGAGAATCCAGAATTAGTCGGGCCCCAATGTGAGTATCGGATACCGGATGAGAAAAAAAAGATTAGTTACCTtctatagcaaaggttgataccttatttattttacacaaataccattttaaaaaattatattttatagctaccttttgattttttatagccaaatatttATTTATGGTCACCTCCTATCCTTAAACCATAAAATaagctttgtattatttttctctctcatatccCCTCAAATTTCTCCTATTCCCTACTCCATATCTATTCTCACTCTCTTTGCTTCCCGATCTCATATCCTTTGTACAGCTTCAGGCGACAGACAAAAGTTAGAGGTTTCTGTACAATTTGAGGCAATAGAGATAGCGCCAATAAAGATGTTTCTGGACAGGTTGACCATTCGCCATACCCTGCCGAGTATGTACAAAAATATAGTACAGTTTCAGGAATACAAATAAATACTTAGCAAGAAAACAAAAATCATAATTCTTTTTAATGATAGATCCAGTGACCATCTATTGCTTGCTTTCACAAATCCTTTCCTTTCGTCAACAATGTTGTGGACTTGCAGATGAGACAATTGTTCTTGAACGAGACGACAATGTCGTCAACAATGTTGCTTCAACGAGACGACATTagggttgttcttgaacaaagacgacggagttggGGCTAAGCAActtgaattttctgttaatatatttcaatgtatttcacTGTATTTTATTGTAATCATTGTCTTttcttcattgtatttcaatgtatcttgttatattctatgtatttcattgtattcattgtatttttttcattgtatttcaatgtatcctgctgtattctatgtatttcatcgTATTCACTGTATCGCTATATTCCataaatgtattcatatatttttttacaacaacaacaacaacaacaaccaagtataatcccacttagtggggtctggggagggtagtgtgtacgcagaccttacccctaccctggggtagagaggctgtttccaaatagaccctcaacatctttccctccaagaacttcccaccttgctcttgggtagactcgaactcacaacctcttgattggaagtggaggttgcttaccatcagaacaACCCTTCTGGTCTGAAgatttattcatatatttttttaattaatataatttatctatttagatgtattatataatttctctgaagattgctatgtttttggggtatttttcggttaagaattttttttataactggaaatacaaattttgtgtgttataattgagtttgttgagttatattaggagtctattatgttaattgattcactttccgtttaaaaacagtgtaattccccgtttcacgccgtgaatatagttgaatacagtcgaatataataatctgtccagctgtaatcccatgttttacgccatgaatacagtcgaatacactcgaatacaacaagtgattagctggacttccctgattcacgtctatttttgctactgtattcatgaatacaacagcttaaatacatcttataacaatagaaaacgtatctacaatccgtaatatagcaaatgatatctatagatagctaattaccactaaaaaatagtgctttatgaaaatttctaaaaaaaacaaaaaacatggAAGACTAGCTCAACTTGATTCAATGTGTAAGCCCATAAGATTAACATGAAATTGAAGCTTAAAATTATTCGCGGAAGTACGTTTTGTTCAAAATCTTGAAAATGCATTTATGTAAAATTACTTTTAGTTCCTTCGCAAAAAAGCATGGTAGttatactccatccgtttcaatttatgtgaacctatttgactgggcacagagtttaagaaaaaatgaagatttttggaatttatgatcctaaacaagtcaaaaagtggctcagagtatttgtgtggttataaaagcttttcattaagagtataataagtttaagctaaattattaccaaatttagaaaggggtcattatttttagaacggaccaaaaagaaaataggttcacataaattggaacagagggagtatgtCTTTTGAAAATGTATTGGATGCTTTGcgtaaataataaaaaataaacaatagCTTTGAAAATGTATTTATTTATAGTACTATAAACTATGTAAATGTACTTTTGTACTTCCTCCGTacacttatttatttattattttaaaaatagattttcatttttaGTTATCACTTTTAGTATATTAGGAGAAGAAGTTTTTTTTCCTATTATATCTATAATATTAATCAcctatttgaaattattttcttaaatttattaaaaatatgtatcaattaatatgtgtattatgataaattatgtattttatttattattttttaaaaagcgTGCAAAATTTAACAATGGACAAATAAAAGTGAACGAATTGAGTATTTGTCTTTGCTCACCACGCatcaaatagagaaaaaataaaataaaatccggCTCGCCCACTATAGCGTTTTTTTCCAAAGAATCAAAACCCTAGCATTCTCAAAACCCTATATAAGCCCAACCCTAGCCGTTTTTCCAATATCAGTCCATCAAAgggtaaaaagaaagaaagaaaaaacctaGCCTTTATTCTGGTATCTCTTTGATTCTATTTGTCTATTGCTTCTCAAAAATGCTGTTTAGTCTTTATGGTATTTGCATCGGATTTACCCTCTTCTTGTGCCAGCAGATTTGCTGTATGTATAAGGAGTTATAGCTGATGCATAAACTGAAAAGGTTGGCTTACCAGCCCATTGCACTTTATACTCCATTGCTTTGGGGTCAAATGGACCttccgatatttttatttttcccctCTGTTTTATTTGATAATTTGATGGCTCTGTTACATGGCAAATGATGATACTTTTGTTTACACTGAATAATCATGTGGATTATAAACTCCGCTTATTATCTGATGCCATCAATTTCTTTTTGTAGTTGTTCATATACTTAAATTCGTTTGGTATTTGTCAGAGAATTTTTAGTCGTAATGGGTAAATTCTTAATTATTGCTCTTTGATGAGAGAAAAGCAGACGGGCGGTCAGAACCTGATGCCGTGTTGAATGTCTGCATAATTTCCTTTCATGGAATTTCTCTGAGAGCTATAGCTATTCTAATTAAGTAGTTTCTTTTGAGGTTGTAATTTCTCTGGCTGCCGTGCCTTTTTTCTTCTATATAAATGTCTTTAGTTACTCATTTCATCAGCTTGCAGTGATGATCTTGCTAAAATTATGTCTGGACTTATGAAAATTGTtcatgattaattgattgcaaaTTCTGAGCAGCTTTCTCCCTCTTTTAGCTCATGTTTTTTTCTCCCTTTGCTTTTTGGCTATCTATTTGTGGCTACACGTTATTGAATTAAATACAAACTTATTGGCATAAAAGGTGTTTTTTAACTTAATTGAACGAACAAATGGTGCAGTAAATTATTCCTGTTGATTTTCATAAGGAAATTGTGTAAGGAAATAAGTGATTCAGCAAATCAATTCACTAAGGAAAAACATATTTTGCAGATCATGCCAAAAGATCCTCCTTTGGTTAAGCCACCAAATTTGTGGCTTGCCAATATACGCTTTTCATTCTCACACTATGTTAACATTATATTCCTTGTATATAAATATCACTTTGTACCAATAGTGTAATGCAATTCATTTTGATTGCAATACAAAGCTTATTATGTCGTCAGAGCTTCCAAGCCTCATGACGTTATTGTAATTATCTTTTTTATCATGACAGAAACCACAATAGGGAATTCAACACCAGCAGTGACACCTGCTCTTTATCACCCTAATCCAACAACCACAATCCCTTTATTAATTGATCCTCTTAACCTTTTACCAAGTACTCCACTCATTAGTTTAAATGCTACTACTCAGATCCCTTTAAAACTCACCACAAACAATTATTTTTCATGGCATACACAATGGTAATCCTTGTTCAAAGGGTATGATTTTATGCATTTTGTTGATTCTAAGGAGAGGTGGAAAATGGTTAAAAGACAATCGTTATTCACCCATATTATTCATTAGAAAatgagttggataatgaacttttaaaaATGGGTCGAATATGGATAAGAATCATATTTTTCATTTAGAAAATAGTTAATCAAATGAATAACTAATGGATAATTAAtttgtttaacttttatatttgtaaagtcTTAaatgggggttcctcaagttttgTGATACTAGAAAGTTTTCCATAATTCTTCATATTCAAGAAGACTATCGAATAATTTATCCATAATTCAAGAAGACTATCGAATAATTCTTCATATAgaaaattttccataattttttatCCATTTCAAATATGGATCGGGTCGGGTAgtttatttgttttttgaattggCCCTTTTGACCCGCTCATATCCGACTTGACACGCTCGTTTGTCATACCTAATTCTAAGCCTTCTTTGGACAATGACTttattcttagtaaaatgatcataaattcctcatacaatTCTTTTTTTCTCTGACTTTGTAATTGTGATACAgatctaatgattcaatcaaaatagaaattggagcttatttgcttaatttggtACTATTTATATTTGAagaaacaacatcgaaacataaAAAAACAAGCGTAATATAACTCAAATCTATTTGAAACTCACACGAGTCCCTTGAGACCCaatctgaacataccaacaaatctTACTTGCTTTGACAAGATCAATTAATTCGAAGCGTGATACCAAATTGCTATCAAGTTGAGCAATGGAGCAGTGATttgaaataagagaaaaaaaaagaaagaagaaaggagaCTCACAAGTGAGAAATCAGAATTGTATTATGATAATTGCATAAGGTCTCTATTACAATCCTTCTACGTATACTAAATGACAATTGAAAGGTATTCGTGATAACAAGTGCATAAAGTGTGACTCTCTTATCTAACTTTCCTGCCAAACTAAAATGTGAAAGAAGAGGCCTAGCTGCCGTTTGAATTTGTCTAGTCAGCGGCCCAATCAATTATCCATATCACTTGCGGTTGTTATTTGTGTATCAATACCCCCAATGAGCAACACCCTTATCCTCAAGGGTGAAAGAAGGAAATTTGGTCTTCAAAGCAACGACAACTTCCCATATTGCATATGAACTGTCCAGATCCTTCCATTTGACCAAACATTGAGCAACAACCTTGTTGCCTTTTTTGATAAGTCTTCTGGCAAGTATAGCTTCAAGGAATGGTTATAAGGGATTGGAAAGATTAATGATAGGGGGTGAATGATTTCAGAAGGAATGTCATAGCAGAATTTAAGTTGGGAAATATGGAAGGTGTATTTGGACTTAGGTAAGAGTAGTTTGTAGGCAACATAGCCAACTCTTTCCACAATTGGATAAGGATCAAAATATTTGAAGGTAAGCTTGTAGTATGGAGAAATAGATAAGGTAGACTGCCTGTAGGGTTGTAGTTTAACAAAACTCAATCACCAATAGCAAACTATTTATCAGTTCTGTGAGCATTGGCCTGGCTTTGCATCCTATATTGTGCTCTAGCCAAATGAAACTTTGCTAGTTGTAATTTAAATTCCCTGAGCAAGGCAATTTCTTCAATAGAATCTAAGGAGAAATAACCAGGAAAATACGACAGATGCAATGGAGGAGGATAGCCATATAGCAACTCAAAAGAGGAAGTTTGAACGGTAGAATGAGTGCTAGAATTATACCACCATTCTCCTAAGGGTAGGAAAAAGGACCAATCAGAGAGATTGTCTCCACAGAAGCATCGTAGATAGGTCTCCAAACCTCTATTGTGGACCTCCGTTTGCCCATCAGTTTGAGGATGATGAGCAGTGGAAGTCTGCAATGTAACACCATGGACTGACATGAATTCTTGCCAAAAAGAGCTAATGAAAATGGGATCCCTATCACTGGTGATTGTGGCAGGAAAGCCATGAAGCTTATAGATATGATCCAAGAATATAGGCACCAATGATTGCATAGAGTAAGGATGATTTAGGGCAATGAAATAACCATATTTAGTTAACCTATCCACAAACCCAAATAACAGTTATGCTCTTAGACTTGGGTACTTCTtcaatgaaatccatattaatatCAGTCCAAGGTAGGGAAGGAATAAGCAAAAGTTCCAAAAGGCCAGGGTAAGCACTGGTGCCATACTTGTTCCTTTGGCAAACTGAACATTTGTGGACAAAATTAAGGATATCATTTCTGATTCCTTTCCAATAAAAGTAAGCTAGGACCTTTCGGGTAGTAGCATCAATGCCTGAGTGTCCTCCAGCTGGGGTAGAGTGCCATAAGGTCAGGATCTTAGTCCTCAAAGTGTTGTCATTACCAATAACAAACTTGCCCTTTCTCCTGAGTTGGTTATTAAGCCTAGTGTAATGTTTTAGAGGTGCAGTCTGTAAGGTGCTGATGAGAGCTTGCAGCTCAGGATTAGTGTTTCAGCTGCCTTTAATTTCCTTCCATAAATTTTCATGTACTGCAGATATCATCAAGGTCATAAGCTCAGCACATGGGACCTTAGATAGTGAATCAACTGCCACATTTTCCTTGCCCTTGTTGCACTTGATTTCAAAGTCAAATGGCAGAAGTTTGGCTAGCCATCTGATTTGAGAATCAGTATTTAGCTTCTGCTCCAAGAGATACTTAAGAGCTTTTTGATCAGTCCGTACAATAAAATGCTGTCCTAGGAGATAGTGTGACCACTTAGTCACTACAAAGACTAAGGCCAATAACTCCTTTTTATAAATTGAGAGAATGATGTGCCTAGGGCAAGTCCTTTACTGATAAAGGCAATTGGATAATCATTCTGCTTAAGGATAGTTCCAATACCTCTACCACTTGCATCTGTTTCTGCTACAAATGGA is from Nicotiana tabacum cultivar K326 chromosome 18, ASM71507v2, whole genome shotgun sequence and encodes:
- the LOC107781920 gene encoding uncharacterized protein LOC107781920, with the protein product MRTLCPNLDKADGLETVLEVPIPEEMFNNMGSNGALQWRNMRNLMRAQSADRYSSSSHHAAVSSNDQFMFLFKIVGSALVPFQVQLDHIADNMPVRNGSMEAATAKYIVQQYLAACGGQAALNSLNSMCAVGQVKMATWDIHQSGGDANSKRHCEVGAFVLWQKNPDLWVLELVVSGCKISAGSNGKVAWSQSSSTSSASKGPPRPLRRFFQGLDPRSTANLFLNAICVGEKTIKDEECFILKLESSIDMLKAQSTANTEVVHHTILGYFSQRTGLLIQFEDTKLVRLKSPKGDSNVFWETSMESMLEDYRYIEGINIAHSGKTAATIYRYGKNIDYRAKIEETWMIEEIDFNISDLPMDCFLPPAEFEEQGMGC